The window AGCTTGGGAAGggtatataataataataataataataataataatatttattaattaaattaattaatatttatatGGTGCATTTTCCATAAGAATAATCAAATGCACAAACTATATgaattttttctgcaattttatcccatattaatttttcttatttGTAATAAACTAACCAATTTGTGAAATTCCAGGTCAACCAATTACGCTGACACGTCCATACTCCTGCGAGATTCCAGAACCCCCAATATATGATGACATCAGCAAGCATGCTGTCTGTGGAAAGTCTTTCAAGCAGCAGAATGCATCTACATACAAGTCTGGATCTGCAGAAGAGGAGTTCAATGGTTTTGATTGGTCTGTGAGTACCCTGTATCTAACTTTTTTAGTGTTATTTATGATGAGCCAGTAACAATAAGACAGAGAAGTAAGGAATTTCTAAGTGGAACTTCAAGAGTGTGTATTACGGGCCATTTATTGCAATAGGAGTAGTACTTATGAAGCACTTttgaagaaaccaaaaataccaACTTTACGTTATCGCAGACTCGAGGACATTGCTATACTAATAATTATACAAGGTCAAGAAGGACCTAATTccaacatatacatgtatattgaacCTTCTTCATTGTAATATATGACTGAGTATAATCTTTGAAACGCAGATGATTTTTCCTTACCAAGATTTAATTAACACTATCAAGTATGGTTAAGGTATACAGGACATGTTCTTTGGTCTAAGCTCCATAAGTCCTTCAAATTGGTTGAATCAGTGAGTGCTTTTAAAAGGCAAATAAGGAAGCTTGACCTGACAAATGCAACATCCAATCATTGTAAAGATTGCTATTTGTGTAACAGTTAGTTACCACTGTAACTTGTTCTTTGTAATTCCAGTTCTTATTAATATTCTTAATTAGATCTCAtagatatttttattttagtgaCATATGTGTTTAATTTATCTTAGATAGACCTGTGTCTCCAATTAGTTTCTTGTAAACTAGGATTAAAGACACGTTAAGAAAGttcttatcattattattattattattactattattattattactattattattattattattattattattattattctgtaCAGTATTGCAGGGGATTCTGATGGCtgcattttgcaacaatttgCCTATGCTTTTCTATAGCACTATTATCAATGCAGCCACATCGGTGTATGTTCAAGCTACTGTTATAATAGATTTCTAATTTTTCCTcagttgcttgttttttttcgtTGCAGGTTGCATCTAAAGAAGGCTTTCTTACTAAGCAAGGAGGCTTTCATAAGGTGATTTATATTTTGAGCACAGTATTATTAATGTCTCAATCCGTTTTTGCCTCTTTTCATAATCTTTGGTGCTTGACATTGCtttcattttctcattttctttaAGAACTGGAAAAGACGATGGTTTGTCACATACAGAAACACTCTAAAGTACTACAAGGAGCGAGGGGTAGGAAAAGATTTGTTTGAGAATTTCTTTAATCAAATGAAGGGCTCTGTGGAAATGGTGCTAATTAGTGACTTTTGATGACTTGTTTGTCAATATGCACAATTTTTGCCCCATTTGGAGCAATTAAACAGTGCCAAAAAGGGACACCAGAGCatgaaaacactttgaaaagCTATACGTATCTTTTAGCTTTGTTGATGCACCTGACTCATTTTTTACATACAATGTTAAGAGCATGGAACATTTAACCCATAATTTTACTGCAGTTGATTTGATGGAAATTTGCTATGATTTTAATTTGCCAAATGGCCAAATAACATAAATTACAacatcattttttccattttgtctGTCAATTAAAACCTGCTTCAGCAAAATGTGAGTTCATGAAATTAATTCACTTGAAGAAATTTTTGTcctatttaaatttattgttacAGGATACAAAGCCTATAAGAGTACTAGAACTTCGCCTGGCACAAGATGTTTTCAGGAATAATACCTGTGGAAAACCAAATGCGTTTAGGTCTGTTGTGTTTCTTTTCCTATGTAAGTTGAGTTTCTTTCAGTCTGTGTTGTAATGTGAGATAGTTGCTGCTTTGCACACGGGAATTCCTGTTCAAAATGTTGACAGTTTATTGAAGCCCTTAGATCCAGTGTTTTTAGTGTATTTGGCAAGTACATAAATAAATAGCACGGGTACTGGAGGCGGAAAGAgtgttaaattaaatttaaaacttaaaataCAACAGGAAAATAAGGTAATGGTAACAGTACCATTGCCAATATGGTAACAATACCATTACCAATAGGGTTATGGTAACAAGTCCAATCCATGCTACACATTGGCCTATGCATCAGCTAACAGATCACTGACAAATGACCAACATGACCACTATGGTAttgtgcagggatggtgcagtggtgagagcacctgcctcccaccagtgtcacccgggttcaattcccagagatGTGGCTTGAAATTGTTGGTCCTCTACTCTGcattgagaggttt of the Montipora foliosa isolate CH-2021 chromosome 14, ASM3666993v2, whole genome shotgun sequence genome contains:
- the LOC137985489 gene encoding dual adapter for phosphotyrosine and 3-phosphotyrosine and 3-phosphoinositide-like isoform X3, which gives rise to MLLAYGRQGSYLIRPSKTNEGHYTVSVRSLDSVKHFSLRCEHGKFFFGVGEFYNIQELVEHFQNYPIIGGETGQPITLTRPYSCEIPEPPIYDDISKHAVCGKSFKQQNASTYKSGSAEEEFNGFDWSVASKEGFLTKQGGFHKNWKRRWFVTYRNTLKYYKERGDTKPIRVLELRLAQDVFRNNTCGKPNAFSLVFPFRTFFMHADSEAEMKEWIDLLTWKLDQIKDSVLQQHVDAGGL